From one Esox lucius isolate fEsoLuc1 chromosome 11, fEsoLuc1.pri, whole genome shotgun sequence genomic stretch:
- the nme4 gene encoding nucleoside diphosphate kinase, mitochondrial: protein MVIFQRRALKSLILPSPYWGVLTARKSFIPEFSFCLLLGDRRVGYSSTSGIPGVRERTLIAVKPDGVHRRLVGQILQRFERKGFKLVGLKMLQAPEELLSLHYQDLRKKPFYPSLLHYMTSGPMVVMVWEGHNVVRTSRIMVGDTNPAEARAGSIRGDFSIHISRNVVHASDSVEGAQREIQLWFHGKELIDWNCSDHNSTYQV, encoded by the exons ATGGTTATATTTCAAAGGCGCGCGCTAAAAAGCCTGATCCTTCCTAGTCCGTACTGGGGAGTTCTAACAGCGAGAAAAAGTTTTATCCCTGAGTTTTCCTTTTGCCTCCTGCTTGGGGATCGACGCGTTGGGTACAGTTCCACATCAG GGATCCCTGGTGTGAGAGAACGTACTCTTATTGCAGTGAAACCAGATGGGGTCCACCGTCGCCTTGTGGGGCAGATTCTGCAACGCTTTGAGCGAAAGGGCTTCAAACTCGTGGGGCTAAAGATGTTGCAG GCACCAGAGGAACTGCTCTCACTCCACTACCAGGATTTAAGGAAGAAGCCTTTTTACCCTAGTCTCCTGCATTATATGACCTCTGGGCCCATGGTTGTTATG GTGTGGGAGGGTCATAATGTGGTCCGGACATCTCGGATCATGGTTGGAGATACCAACCCTGCTGAAGCCCGTGCTGGTTCCATCCGGGGGGACTTCAGCATTCACATCAGCAG aaatgtggtTCATGCCAGTGATTCAGTAGAAGGGGCTCAAAGGGAGATCCAGCTGTGGTTTCATGGAAAGGAACTGATCGACTGGAACTGCAGTGACCACAATAGCACATACCAGGTTTGA